A DNA window from Sporichthya brevicatena contains the following coding sequences:
- a CDS encoding TlpA disulfide reductase family protein, whose amino-acid sequence MAGRTRTVRWSAPAIAAALLLSACGDDADEATGRTSGMPTAAAIVDPATGPTTDAPEAETGSGARVNTVLPAVDVVRVARDEKVALRALAPAGKPVLLWFWAPHCTFCRGEAPDLIAFAKEHGDRITVLGLGAQDDLDQAKGFLADTGTEGLEMVWDAGGKTWVHFKVTNQPTVLVIDAQGKVSRKWFRDFDADAILRAARLT is encoded by the coding sequence ATGGCCGGCAGGACGCGCACGGTGCGGTGGAGTGCACCGGCGATCGCGGCGGCGCTGCTGCTGTCCGCGTGCGGGGACGACGCCGACGAGGCCACCGGCCGCACGTCCGGCATGCCGACCGCCGCGGCCATCGTCGACCCGGCGACCGGACCGACGACGGATGCACCGGAGGCCGAAACCGGTTCCGGTGCCCGGGTGAACACCGTGCTGCCCGCCGTCGATGTCGTCCGCGTCGCGCGCGACGAGAAGGTCGCGCTGCGCGCCCTCGCGCCGGCCGGAAAGCCGGTGCTGCTGTGGTTCTGGGCTCCGCACTGCACCTTCTGTCGCGGGGAGGCGCCGGACCTGATCGCGTTCGCGAAGGAGCACGGCGACCGCATCACGGTGCTCGGGCTCGGCGCGCAGGACGATCTCGACCAGGCGAAGGGCTTCCTCGCCGACACCGGCACCGAGGGCCTGGAGATGGTCTGGGACGCCGGCGGGAAGACCTGGGTGCACTTCAAGGTCACGAACCAGCCGACCGTCCTCGTGATCGACGCGCAGGGCAAGGTCAGCCGGAAGTGGTTCCGGGACTTCGACGCCGACGCGATCCTGCGCGCCGCCCGGCTCACCTGA
- a CDS encoding cytochrome c biogenesis CcdA family protein, producing the protein MLDAPVGFAFSAGTVAAFNPCGFALLPAYLSVFLAGPGDAENADGARESGRPTLARAAVVAAVVASGFALVFGIAGLLISQTAVTVQRWTPWLSVGIGIALVPAGIAMMRGWTPKLRLPAVRGVRADGGIPAMFAFGVSYAVVSLSCTIPAFLVSVVGTFSDDDLAGGLVVFGAYTAGMASVLVVLTVVVALARQTLLARIRRVLPYVNLAAGTLAVLAGAYVAYYGWYEIRIERGADPPEGPITLVGDWSGSVTTWVSEAGNAAVLVGAGVALVAVVAVAVRSRRAVEGSRQ; encoded by the coding sequence GTGCTCGACGCCCCGGTCGGGTTCGCCTTCAGCGCCGGCACCGTCGCGGCGTTCAACCCGTGCGGGTTCGCGCTGCTGCCGGCGTACCTGTCGGTTTTCCTCGCCGGGCCGGGCGACGCCGAGAACGCCGACGGGGCAAGGGAATCCGGCCGGCCCACTCTCGCCCGCGCGGCCGTCGTCGCGGCCGTGGTGGCGTCCGGGTTCGCGCTGGTGTTCGGGATCGCCGGCCTGCTGATCTCGCAGACCGCGGTCACCGTCCAGCGCTGGACGCCGTGGCTGAGCGTCGGCATCGGGATCGCGCTCGTGCCGGCCGGGATCGCGATGATGCGCGGCTGGACGCCGAAGTTGCGCCTGCCCGCGGTGCGGGGCGTGCGCGCGGACGGCGGGATCCCCGCGATGTTCGCGTTCGGCGTCTCCTACGCCGTCGTCTCGCTCTCGTGCACGATCCCCGCGTTCCTGGTCTCGGTCGTCGGCACGTTCTCCGACGACGACCTCGCGGGTGGACTCGTCGTGTTCGGCGCGTACACGGCGGGGATGGCGTCGGTGCTGGTCGTGCTCACCGTCGTCGTCGCGCTCGCGCGGCAGACGCTGCTGGCCCGGATTCGTCGTGTGCTCCCGTACGTGAATCTCGCCGCGGGGACGCTGGCCGTCCTCGCGGGGGCGTACGTCGCCTACTACGGCTGGTACGAGATCCGGATCGAGCGCGGGGCGGACCCGCCCGAGGGGCCGATCACGCTGGTGGGGGACTGGTCGGGCTCGGTGACCACGTGGGTGTCCGAGGCCGGGAACGCGGCGGTCCTGGTCGGCGCGGGTGTGGCGCTGGTCGCGGTGGTGGCCGTCGCGGTCCGCTCCCGGCGCGCTGTGGAAGGATCGCGTCAGTAG